A genomic segment from Sulfuritalea hydrogenivorans sk43H encodes:
- the traC gene encoding type IV secretion system protein TraC, with protein sequence MGFAEILREAFLPERNAEADRLPRQLLREIAQMPRLTGILPYLAWQEDARLFALDQGGFGEREEHAIGFCIETLPQTGANDEMEKVLASLFVSCPPGTGIQVSLYGSPHILPTLREQANLLPASSQDEEEGSIQRRHDNIYRHLARRRIDHYLKGTSESIFGHQTYLLRDFRSIISVVLPLDPELPADVDEALRIRESIHATLKSAHLPGHDWGPDHLINFVADFFDHSRLFGGGKAESLTWNAELPLRSQLSNLEIASRVGDGDIRFRKAGGEESVLQLFSVRQYPRYFRLSGMNYLIGDPYQLALSMPCPFLITMGAVALDYESARTRAQMKAARATQSAGSYLAHFQPDLQERKRDWDMVLKAFDSGRTVVGMYHQVCLLSKVEDASRSEHSVRAVWRARGFDLTKDFYLQHQALAATLPMTLTPSLQGDLKQFGRISTKTADNAVMTSPLIAEWKGTKTPVMTLFGRRGQIIGFDLFDNTGGNFNFAVAALSGSGKSVFVNEMTYRYLGAGAKVWIIDVGRSYKNLCELIDGEFIEFSDERQNTICLNPFSMIIDINADMEMVLPLLAQMASPRESLDNYSYTALGSAIKRVWDAKGRAATITDIYELLQTGRLSNVGEYERDLSRLATALEPYTRHGVYASYFEGESNIQFDKDFVVLELEELKSKKDLQSVVMQLIMYRITQEMYRDRSRRKLVIIDESWDLMGTGASGGFIEAGYRRARKYGGSFGTITQSVDDYYKNEATKAAINNADWLFLLRQKPENIERLGKEGKLSLDEWLKRQLGSVSTEHGYYSEIYIHSPMGSGLGRLILDPFSMLTYSTRAEDYEAIKRLREQGVSVADAIEQLVAQRESRT encoded by the coding sequence ATGGGGTTCGCCGAAATACTGCGGGAAGCATTTCTGCCAGAACGGAATGCCGAGGCGGATCGTTTGCCGAGGCAACTGTTGCGGGAAATCGCCCAGATGCCGCGGCTGACCGGAATCCTGCCTTATCTGGCCTGGCAGGAGGATGCTCGCCTGTTTGCGCTGGATCAGGGTGGCTTCGGTGAGCGGGAAGAACACGCCATCGGCTTTTGTATCGAGACCCTGCCGCAAACCGGCGCCAACGACGAAATGGAAAAGGTGCTGGCCAGCCTGTTCGTGTCGTGTCCGCCTGGTACCGGAATCCAGGTGTCGCTCTACGGTAGTCCCCATATTCTGCCGACGCTACGCGAGCAGGCCAACCTGCTGCCGGCCTCCTCGCAGGACGAGGAAGAGGGATCGATCCAGCGCCGTCACGACAATATCTATCGCCATCTTGCCCGTCGGCGGATCGATCACTACCTGAAGGGCACCAGTGAATCGATCTTCGGCCACCAGACCTATTTGTTGCGGGACTTCCGATCAATCATTTCGGTGGTACTGCCCCTCGATCCGGAACTGCCGGCGGATGTCGATGAGGCCTTGCGCATCCGAGAAAGTATTCATGCGACGCTCAAATCGGCGCACCTGCCGGGGCACGATTGGGGCCCTGACCATTTGATCAATTTTGTGGCCGATTTCTTCGACCATTCACGCCTGTTCGGCGGTGGCAAGGCCGAATCCCTGACGTGGAACGCCGAGTTGCCATTGCGTAGCCAGCTATCCAACCTCGAGATCGCCTCGCGTGTCGGTGACGGCGACATCCGGTTTCGCAAGGCCGGTGGCGAGGAGTCGGTGCTGCAACTGTTTTCGGTACGTCAGTATCCGCGCTACTTTCGACTTTCGGGCATGAACTACCTGATCGGCGATCCGTATCAACTGGCCCTGTCGATGCCGTGCCCATTTCTCATCACCATGGGCGCCGTAGCGCTCGACTACGAGTCCGCGCGAACGCGGGCACAGATGAAAGCGGCCCGGGCTACCCAGAGCGCCGGTTCCTACCTCGCCCATTTTCAGCCGGATCTACAGGAGCGCAAGCGTGACTGGGACATGGTGCTGAAGGCGTTTGACAGTGGCCGCACCGTCGTCGGCATGTACCACCAGGTCTGCCTTCTGTCGAAGGTGGAGGATGCTTCGCGTAGCGAGCATTCGGTTCGTGCCGTATGGCGAGCGCGTGGCTTCGATCTGACCAAGGACTTCTATCTCCAGCATCAGGCCCTGGCGGCGACCTTGCCGATGACCCTGACACCGTCTCTCCAGGGAGATTTGAAACAGTTCGGACGCATCAGTACCAAGACCGCCGACAACGCGGTGATGACCTCGCCGCTGATCGCTGAATGGAAGGGGACGAAAACGCCGGTGATGACCCTGTTTGGTCGGCGTGGGCAAATCATCGGCTTCGACCTGTTCGACAACACGGGGGGTAATTTCAATTTTGCGGTTGCAGCGCTCTCCGGTTCAGGCAAGTCGGTGTTCGTCAACGAAATGACCTACCGATACCTGGGTGCTGGAGCCAAGGTCTGGATCATCGACGTCGGCCGTTCCTACAAGAACCTCTGCGAGCTGATTGATGGCGAGTTCATCGAATTCTCCGATGAGCGGCAGAACACCATCTGTCTCAATCCCTTCTCCATGATTATCGACATCAATGCCGACATGGAAATGGTGTTGCCCTTGTTGGCCCAAATGGCGAGTCCGCGCGAGTCGCTCGACAACTACAGCTATACCGCCTTGGGGTCGGCCATCAAGCGGGTCTGGGATGCCAAGGGTAGGGCGGCCACCATCACGGATATTTACGAACTGCTGCAAACCGGACGCCTGTCGAATGTAGGCGAGTATGAACGGGATCTCAGCAGGCTGGCGACGGCCTTGGAGCCCTATACCCGCCATGGTGTCTATGCCAGCTACTTCGAAGGCGAGTCAAACATCCAGTTCGACAAGGATTTCGTCGTTCTGGAGCTGGAAGAGCTCAAGTCGAAGAAGGATCTTCAATCCGTGGTCATGCAGCTCATCATGTACCGCATTACCCAGGAGATGTACCGGGACCGTTCGCGCCGCAAGCTGGTCATCATCGACGAGAGTTGGGATCTGATGGGGACGGGCGCCAGCGGCGGATTCATCGAGGCTGGCTATCGGCGGGCACGGAAATACGGCGGTTCGTTCGGCACGATCACCCAGTCGGTCGACGATTACTACAAGAACGAGGCGACCAAGGCGGCCATCAACAATGCCGACTGGCTGTTTCTGCTGCGCCAGAAACCGGAAAACATCGAGCGTCTCGGCAAGGAAGGCAAGCTGTCCCTCGACGAGTGGCTCAAGCGGCAACTCGGGTCGGTGAGTACCGAGCATGGCTACTACTCAGAAATCTACATTCATTCGCCGATGGGTTCGGGCCTGGGACGGCTGATCCTCGATCCCTTCTCGATGCTGACCTACTCAACACGCGCCGAGGACTATGAAGCCATCAAGCGGTTACGCGAGCAAGGTGTGAGCGTGGCCGATGCCATCGAGCAACTGGTCGCCCAGCGGGAGTCACGCACATGA
- a CDS encoding TraV family lipoprotein — MKASMIRLLPLALALTGCSSLMTGLDGQGGFSCKAPDGISCASLSGVYANAVQNNLPGQRPQGNASKPADSGQVSARLTKNSLQAGDPLRSAQKVRRVWLAPWEDEDEVLHDQSYFYMVVDAGRWQIDHSRRQATERYRPIMAPKAFAPQAPEAGERQSLQMDRVSPVLPSQSASPLLMPPPRPAGSTAGVLE, encoded by the coding sequence ATGAAAGCCTCGATGATCCGCTTGCTGCCCCTGGCATTGGCGCTCACTGGCTGTTCCAGCCTGATGACTGGCCTGGACGGGCAAGGGGGCTTCTCCTGCAAAGCGCCCGATGGAATTTCCTGCGCCTCACTTTCCGGTGTCTATGCCAATGCCGTCCAAAACAACCTCCCCGGACAACGCCCGCAGGGCAACGCCAGCAAGCCTGCCGACAGCGGGCAGGTATCGGCACGGCTGACGAAGAACAGCCTGCAAGCCGGTGATCCGCTACGCAGTGCACAAAAGGTTCGTCGTGTCTGGCTGGCGCCATGGGAGGACGAGGACGAAGTGCTCCACGACCAGTCCTATTTCTACATGGTGGTCGATGCCGGCCGCTGGCAGATCGATCATTCCCGCCGTCAGGCGACAGAACGCTACCGTCCGATCATGGCGCCAAAGGCATTTGCCCCACAGGCACCCGAAGCCGGGGAACGCCAGTCGTTGCAGATGGACCGGGTATCCCCTGTCTTGCCGTCACAGTCCGCATCGCCCTTGCTCATGCCACCGCCACGTCCGGCAGGCAGCACGGCTGGAGTGCTGGAGTAA
- a CDS encoding DsbC family protein, whose product MIATYRPMATTALLATLCLATSVTRAADESADALASKLKDLYPATRIERVQRSELPGLFEVVMGRNAAYTDSTGRYFIFGHLFDMKEQRDLTAERVEKASRIAFDTLPLADAIKTVRGKGERVIAVFSDPDCPFCRRLETELDKLDNVTLYTFLYPMEGLHPEAKGKAVAVWCTKDRAGAWSELMRSGKIPTKAACDNPVERNIQLGQRLSIQGTPTLISSDGRLLPGAAPRERIEQWLAETAR is encoded by the coding sequence ATGATCGCTACCTACCGTCCAATGGCCACCACTGCACTGCTGGCGACCCTCTGCCTTGCAACGTCCGTCACTCGCGCAGCGGATGAATCGGCTGATGCCCTGGCAAGCAAGCTGAAAGACCTGTATCCGGCCACCAGGATTGAACGCGTGCAGCGGTCCGAACTGCCGGGGCTCTTCGAGGTCGTGATGGGAAGGAATGCCGCCTATACCGACAGTACCGGGCGTTACTTCATCTTTGGCCACCTGTTCGACATGAAGGAGCAACGTGATCTGACAGCGGAAAGGGTCGAGAAAGCTTCCCGGATCGCATTCGATACCCTGCCGTTGGCTGATGCAATCAAGACGGTTCGCGGTAAAGGTGAGCGGGTGATTGCGGTGTTCTCAGATCCAGATTGCCCATTCTGCCGTCGACTGGAAACCGAACTGGACAAGCTCGACAACGTGACGCTCTACACCTTCCTTTATCCGATGGAAGGCCTGCACCCGGAAGCGAAAGGTAAGGCGGTCGCGGTCTGGTGCACCAAGGATCGCGCCGGCGCATGGAGCGAGTTGATGCGTTCCGGCAAGATTCCAACGAAAGCTGCCTGCGACAATCCAGTCGAACGGAATATCCAGCTGGGCCAACGATTGTCCATTCAGGGAACGCCGACCCTGATTTCGAGTGACGGCCGCTTGTTGCCCGGCGCGGCACCGAGGGAGCGTATCGAGCAATGGCTGGCGGAGACGGCACGATGA
- a CDS encoding conjugal transfer protein TraF, translating into MRHIAAMALMTTLPAWGQTGLDYPSSWQCGEARFHWYCDLSVDEPLEPPPAKPSKENTEGEQAVEDLKKLRESVEQKRALAILKPTQENLKSYIVAQEALMDRASVFSDVWRRVIWANPDLNYQLRNPSNNAAIQVRDSDRARKETQTLSAIAKEWGLFFIFRSDCPYCHRLAPTLKYLSEQFGLTVFPVSLDGVGLPEFPQPARDNGMSAALGVSVVPMVVLGNVKDRRLIPVGSGVLSAQDIVERIYVLTQTKPGELY; encoded by the coding sequence ATGCGACATATCGCGGCCATGGCGCTGATGACAACTTTACCGGCCTGGGGGCAAACCGGACTCGACTACCCGTCGTCGTGGCAATGTGGCGAGGCGCGCTTCCACTGGTATTGCGACCTCAGTGTCGATGAACCGCTGGAGCCTCCTCCCGCGAAACCGAGCAAGGAAAACACGGAAGGCGAACAGGCGGTCGAGGATCTGAAAAAGCTTCGCGAGTCGGTGGAGCAGAAGAGGGCACTGGCGATTCTCAAGCCCACCCAGGAGAACCTCAAGTCCTACATCGTCGCTCAGGAAGCATTGATGGACCGGGCGTCGGTGTTTTCCGATGTATGGCGGCGGGTCATCTGGGCCAATCCCGATCTCAACTACCAGCTGCGCAATCCTTCCAACAACGCCGCCATACAGGTCAGGGACAGCGACCGGGCACGCAAGGAAACGCAGACCTTGTCTGCGATCGCCAAGGAATGGGGTCTGTTCTTCATCTTCCGATCGGACTGTCCGTATTGCCATCGTCTGGCGCCGACGCTCAAGTACCTGTCGGAACAGTTCGGCCTGACCGTGTTTCCCGTTTCCCTCGATGGCGTCGGTTTGCCAGAGTTTCCACAGCCTGCTCGGGATAACGGCATGTCGGCGGCGCTGGGCGTGAGCGTCGTCCCCATGGTGGTACTCGGCAACGTCAAAGATCGTCGCCTGATCCCCGTGGGATCTGGCGTGCTGTCCGCGCAGGACATCGTCGAACGGATTTACGTCCTGACGCAAACCAAGCCGGGTGAGTTGTATTGA
- a CDS encoding conjugal transfer protein TraH yields MGKQGWSVGMAVCCVGLLTTPAQATVNQSMQDWFNDIGAYGNVTGPNAYRGQTMNLYTGGSLYMRTPVRNYQLASIAPPSFTAGCGGIDLFAGSFSFINKEQFVALLRNIGNNAIGAAFNMALCSMSPDLCDLLKYLQDQATKMNNLNINSCQAAEGIVSAVGSMVTDRVQEKEGKTAGASLNMFGDVFESWDEWKKSRTTAKNIRTAAKATSQGAREIFDPGNVVWRALGRVSGVTDETRELLMSLTGTVIVTPPGENADEKAKWTYLPGGKLTFRQFVGDGSSTTVSLPGLKCGSDLAECLSPAFSETAFTVAPFSRQVRTRIASMRDKIINRDAGGQTSMDTALIGNSSLPVWKMLSVASAIPGGDRITEDYAQLVAVDVAYAYFTNLAKTLRNALQNESGKGGPDAVMASERILTRLAEIEQEARDMLRAEYQKGMQVAELSRSLQLLHQSINAGMPTNIFQSMAVFNR; encoded by the coding sequence ATGGGTAAGCAAGGTTGGAGCGTAGGGATGGCGGTTTGCTGTGTCGGCCTGCTGACTACTCCCGCGCAAGCAACGGTCAATCAGTCGATGCAGGATTGGTTCAACGACATCGGCGCCTACGGCAATGTCACTGGACCGAATGCCTACCGCGGGCAAACCATGAATCTCTATACCGGTGGCAGCCTGTACATGCGCACCCCGGTCCGCAACTACCAGCTCGCCAGCATTGCGCCTCCCTCATTTACAGCCGGTTGCGGCGGGATCGATCTTTTTGCCGGATCGTTTTCCTTCATCAACAAGGAGCAGTTCGTCGCCCTGTTGCGCAATATCGGCAACAACGCCATCGGCGCAGCGTTCAACATGGCCTTGTGCTCGATGTCGCCAGACCTATGCGACTTGTTGAAGTACCTGCAGGACCAGGCGACGAAGATGAACAATCTCAACATCAACTCCTGCCAGGCCGCCGAAGGCATCGTCAGTGCGGTAGGCAGCATGGTGACCGACCGCGTACAGGAAAAGGAGGGCAAGACGGCAGGGGCCAGCCTCAACATGTTCGGTGACGTCTTCGAGTCTTGGGACGAGTGGAAGAAAAGCCGGACGACGGCCAAGAACATCCGCACGGCGGCAAAGGCGACCTCGCAGGGTGCCCGCGAAATATTCGATCCGGGCAATGTCGTCTGGCGGGCACTGGGAAGGGTGTCGGGCGTCACCGACGAGACGCGTGAGCTATTGATGAGTCTGACCGGCACCGTCATCGTCACGCCGCCAGGCGAGAACGCTGACGAAAAAGCCAAATGGACTTACCTGCCGGGAGGCAAGCTGACCTTCCGGCAGTTCGTGGGCGATGGCTCATCCACGACCGTGAGCCTGCCCGGCCTCAAGTGTGGATCGGATCTGGCGGAGTGCCTCTCGCCGGCGTTTTCAGAAACGGCCTTCACCGTCGCCCCATTCTCCCGGCAGGTACGTACCCGGATTGCCTCAATGCGCGACAAGATCATCAATCGGGATGCCGGGGGGCAAACCTCGATGGACACGGCGCTGATCGGCAACTCATCGCTGCCGGTGTGGAAGATGCTCTCGGTGGCGAGTGCCATCCCCGGTGGCGACCGGATCACGGAAGACTATGCCCAACTGGTCGCGGTCGATGTGGCCTACGCCTACTTCACAAACCTGGCCAAGACGCTGCGCAATGCCTTGCAAAACGAGTCCGGCAAGGGCGGACCAGATGCCGTGATGGCCTCGGAACGTATTCTCACGCGCCTGGCGGAGATCGAGCAGGAAGCGCGCGACATGCTCCGTGCCGAGTATCAGAAGGGGATGCAGGTCGCCGAATTGAGCCGGTCGCTCCAGCTGCTCCACCAGAGCATCAATGCAGGCATGCCAACCAACATTTTCCAATCCATGGCCGTATTCAACCGCTGA
- a CDS encoding TraB/VirB10 family protein — protein sequence MAEPATSRVSGTIARLSPKHRQYLILGLGVSSFMLLVFGGVAIWDKPVPLPQGTVQSRPQPMPIASPGAQADPRDIWMSKSAEQMRQMEDMIQGLRQQVDTLDKKPATTMPPALSLPLPPAPMPTLAAPGTMPSVSLPPPPGGPQSTAGLPTRKPGELDVAMEPANPPRLPGIASFEVSDARLAVPTQIAKADQKKEARSYVPSGSFFRAALLGGLDAPTGGQAQSNPHPVLMRVQDNAFLPNRYRFQIKECHALGASHGDISSERAYIRLESLSCVRHDGRAIDVPVKGYVVGEDGKAGMRGRLVSKQGQVLANALVSGIGAGIGQAFQQSATTYSTSPLGTIGTVDAGKQLQAGIGTGVGKALDRLSQYYITLAEKMFPIIEVDAGRTVDVVFTKGFSLETEGASGTPDTYTDIWRRGREVQKKPLEP from the coding sequence ATGGCTGAACCTGCGACCTCACGCGTGTCGGGCACGATCGCCCGGCTGTCGCCCAAGCATCGCCAGTACCTGATTCTCGGTCTGGGCGTATCCAGCTTCATGCTGCTGGTGTTTGGTGGCGTAGCCATCTGGGACAAGCCGGTGCCGTTGCCGCAAGGAACCGTGCAGTCCCGACCGCAACCCATGCCGATTGCCTCGCCGGGAGCCCAGGCCGATCCACGCGATATCTGGATGAGTAAAAGCGCCGAACAGATGCGCCAGATGGAGGACATGATCCAGGGTTTGCGGCAACAGGTTGATACGCTGGATAAGAAGCCGGCGACGACGATGCCGCCAGCGCTGTCTCTTCCTTTACCGCCAGCGCCGATGCCGACCCTGGCCGCTCCGGGCACCATGCCGTCAGTGAGCTTGCCACCTCCACCCGGTGGTCCTCAATCGACCGCCGGCCTGCCGACTCGGAAGCCTGGGGAGTTGGACGTTGCCATGGAACCTGCAAACCCACCACGGCTACCTGGTATCGCCTCGTTCGAGGTCAGCGATGCGCGCTTGGCCGTTCCGACTCAAATCGCAAAAGCTGACCAAAAAAAGGAGGCACGCAGCTATGTCCCCTCGGGATCGTTCTTCCGTGCGGCCTTGCTCGGTGGCCTCGATGCGCCGACCGGCGGTCAAGCGCAAAGCAATCCCCATCCGGTGCTCATGCGGGTGCAGGACAACGCCTTCCTGCCCAATCGCTACCGTTTTCAGATCAAGGAATGTCACGCGCTGGGGGCCAGTCATGGCGATATCAGTTCTGAACGTGCCTATATCCGGCTTGAATCGCTCTCCTGTGTTCGGCATGACGGTCGGGCGATTGATGTGCCGGTCAAAGGCTATGTGGTTGGCGAGGATGGCAAGGCTGGCATGAGAGGGCGTTTGGTCAGCAAGCAGGGACAAGTCCTGGCCAATGCACTGGTATCAGGCATCGGTGCCGGTATCGGTCAGGCGTTCCAGCAGAGTGCGACGACCTATTCAACGAGTCCCCTCGGCACCATCGGCACCGTCGATGCCGGCAAGCAATTGCAGGCCGGTATCGGTACCGGCGTAGGCAAGGCGCTTGATCGCCTGTCCCAGTACTACATCACGCTGGCCGAGAAGATGTTTCCGATTATCGAGGTCGATGCCGGACGCACCGTGGATGTGGTGTTCACCAAGGGTTTCTCGCTGGAGACCGAAGGTGCCAGCGGAACGCCCGATACCTACACCGACATCTGGCGTCGGGGGCGCGAGGTCCAGAAGAAGCCTCTGGAACCTTGA